In a genomic window of Ascaphus truei isolate aAscTru1 unplaced genomic scaffold, aAscTru1.hap1 HAP1_SCAFFOLD_1605, whole genome shotgun sequence:
- the LOC142476434 gene encoding phosphoglycerate kinase-like encodes MSHLGRPDGVPMPNKYSLAPVAEELKSLMKREIVFLKDCVGAEVEATCANPAPGTVLLLENLRFHVEEEGKGKDAPGNKIKADAGQIDTFRTSLSKLGDVYINDAFGTAHRAHSSMVGVNLPQRAAGFLMKKELDYFAKALESPERPFLAILGGAKVKDKIQLINNMLDQVNEMIIGGGMAFTFLKVLNHMEIGTSLYDEEGATIVKDLMAKAEKNKVTITLPVDFTTADKFDENAKTGQATVAAGIPEGWMGLDCGPESIKQFVEAVGRAKQIVWNGPVGVFEWDKFAKGTKAVMDKVVEVTA; translated from the coding sequence ATGAGTCACCTGGGCAGACCTGATGGTGTCCCCATGCCCAATAAGTACTCTCTGGCACCAGTGGCTGAGGAACTCAAATCTCTGATGAAGAGAGAGATCGTGTTTCTGAAGGACTGCGTGGGGGCCGAGGTGGAAGCTACGTGTGCCAACCCGGCTCCCGGTACCGTCCTGCTTCTGGAGAACCTGCGGTTCcatgtggaggaggaggggaagggcaaAGATGCACCTGGCAACAAGATTAAGGCGGATGCTGGACAAATAGACACTTTCCGAACCTCCCTTTCTAAACTTGGGGACGTTTACATCAATGATGCTTTTGGGACGGCCCACCGAGCTCACAGCTCCATGGTGGGAGTGAATTTGCCACAGAGAGCCGCAGGATTCCTAATGAAGAAGGAGCTGGATTACTTTGCCAAGGCGTTGGAGAGCCCCGAGAGGCCTTTCCTGGCTATTCTCGGAGGTGCCAAGGTCAAGGACAAGATTCAGCTGATCAATAACATGTTGGATCAAGTGAACGAAATGATTATCGGAGGAGGTATGGCCTTCACCTTCCTCAAAGTGCTGAACCATATGGAGATTGGAACCTCTCTCTATGATGAGGAAGGAGCCACCATTGTCAAAGACCTGATGGCCAAAGCGGAGAAGAATAAGGTGACCATCACTCTGCCCGTCGACTTCACAACGGCCGACAAGTTTGACGAGAATGCCAAAACCGGACAGGCCACCGTCGCTGCCGGGATCCCAGAGGGATGGATGGGCCTGGACTGCGGCCCTGAGAGCATCAAACAGTTTGTGGAAGCTGTGGGAAGGGCCAAGCAGATCGTATGGAACGGTCCCGTTGGGGTATTCGAGTGGGACAAGTTTGCTAAAGGAACAAAGGCCGTGATGGACAAGGTGGTAGAAGTCACTGCTTAA